From Gossypium raimondii isolate GPD5lz chromosome 11, ASM2569854v1, whole genome shotgun sequence:
TGGATGCGAAGCCTTTCCTCTTACTCTGAAGAATATCTTAGTGAATGTCTAATTGTTCTGGGCCAAGAATATGTGGCCTTCATTGGCAGGTTGtgggtttaatattttgatttaattaatgaaCGTCTAGTAAAacattaagaaattattttttaaccgAAGTTTTATTTCAATAGTTAATCATCCTCTTCATTAGCCAATCCCTTTATCTTAGACTTAATGCTGCTCTtcatttactcaaaaaataatCGACTTCTTTTAAgcataatgataaaattatgttatcaatttaaaaagatgtgaataaatatattttaaaaaagctataaactttttaataatttattaaattttataatttttatgaaacaCATAAACCATCACGTAACACACccatcaatttattcatttaacaaaaaatcaatttgacAATATTAAAAGTGACAAAATTGAAGTCAAAAGGGTCGTCATCCGTTTCCGTGTTAATAGCTTTGGTTTCCACTAATTATGAGATGATATGAAAGTAAGACGTGGAAATGGTGatgatttcttttataaagATACCATTATCCAAAAAGGAATTGTACGTGCAAAAATTCAAATCTTAGAAGTTAAGAAAAATAGATTAAGATTAGGAgagaaaatggttaaaaattgTATGTGGATAGATCACAGATGATCAACACGAGAAGCAGCGGCTGGatttttttcacattaaataaacttaatttattcgATGTAACAAATTTATGCTTAGTATCAAGTAACGTATAATTTCGACTCCtaccattatttattataactaCAGTCGCAATAAATACATAGCCataagttaaatatatattatctgcTTCAGCCCATTTGATCTCATGATTTTGTCCCCAAAATACACCACCCAAATGTTAAAGATACACAATCAATGTGAAATTCATGATTACCTTgatcctaaaataaaaaaggaaaatgattcACCAACATAATATGCCAAGATGACCGCTCTTTGTAATTACCTAGCATGCAGTTAAGGCATggtttatcataaataatccaGAGAAGGCAGCACTTCGTTAAGACATGTAAAATATTTGCATACAATATGAGAATGAtatacaatttgatccttaagCAGTTATGCTCTATCTTTTGTTCCATTCATAAGCAACGGCAACTCAATTTACAAGGGAAGAACAAGCATATATACTTTGCTTCAGcctaaagaaaatattattcgCGATTTATTTATGTACGTACACGAGAAGGTAAAAAGGGACGATGTTACCTACAACATCTCCTGTGTTGTAACAGCAGGTTTTCAGTAGACATGGATGTCCACACTGATGGTACTTCCAAGGCAGCTGCTTTCTGTAGCGAGTTTCTTTGCTGATATCTTTTGATGTGCTTGGCAGGTTATCCACAAGCACGAGATTCTTGCTAGTGCTGCCTGACCGACAACTCTAACTCGATAAACCATGCTAAGATCTGCCCATATTGTACTTCCCACGGCACCTGATTCAAGACTCTGGTCGTATCCGTCAAGATCAGCTTCTGTTACCACCACTACCGAACCATCATCAAAAGTCACAAGGTCTCGTGCAGGTGACAAGTCTGAAGTTCTTAAAATTAAATCCATCATGTAGCTGTGGAAGCCAGCCTTCCTCATTTTAAGATAGTAGAACTCTTCAACAGCCTGCAATTGAAAGAATGAGAGAGATTACTCAAATCCATTGTTTCAAAATCATGGTTATAGAAATACCGATTCATTATTCCTGAACTCTGGATTGGAGAAAGTGAAACCCAAGACATTATACCTGCCATTGGGAAGCAGCTAAACGCACCCTTGGCCTGATCAACTTCACATAATCATATGCAGAAACAGGTGTCATCTGCTTATAATATACCTATGTAGAACCAAAATTCATCAGTGCAGCTAGAACCAACAAGTAATACGGTCCACACACCTTTATAGTCTATACAGCACTAACCAGGTAACACAATACAATGGTTGTGCTGCGGCCACGACCAGCTTTACAGTGGACATATGTAGTTTGCCCAAGTGACACATTTCCTTcaggagaaagaaagaaataacaTTTCAgcaatagaaatttaaaaaaaaaaaaaagcattgaGAAACATTTGAACTATGTTATAGTTTTTGTAAGAAAAAGGCCACTATCAGGCAAACTTGACCAACATAAGCAAAGCCCTCAAAGAACGCTTACTATGAATGAAATCAATTGCTTGGCATATCGATGTCAAAGATGGTGCAAAGTAGTAGTCTCTTGTAGGGATCACCAAATGGTTAATGCCATAATTCTACCACAATATTGCAGAAAGAAAATTAACAACGTTAAACATGAAAGGATTAACAACATaatgaaatggaaaatttcaTAATGTAAAAAGGGACAACATTCACAAAACAAACATACAAGGTCTTGAAAAGTAGTAAAATATGAATAATGTAAATATACTAGAATGGAATGCCCACATGATAAAGAGATGTAGGAACCAGAGTTTCGTAAGGCTCGTTTAGTGTGATTACTCCACGAACACCATTCTCCTTTAGCCTTGGAACATCAGTAGGAAATGGAACAGCACCTAACAGTATAaactggaaaaagaaaaagaaagtcaTATTAGAACTTGTAAAATAACTCTGCACTTGTAAGAATAGCAGATTACAATATAGATTATCCAAATACACATTATAAATATCATCTTCAACAACATCAactacttaagatgaacaagACATGAACTTTAAGCTATACACCTCATCAACTCTATCCCACCACCGGAACTCAGGCTGAATCTTGTTCCTAACAACATTGTAAAACAAGGTCGGGTAAAACAGTGCACGAGCCCCCGCACCTACCAATACCCTTTTCGCATTCCATTCCTCAACGCTTCTTTCAATACCCAAGACCTCATTACTTCCATAataactcttattttcttcttctccagCTCTTTCCGCCCCTTCCCCTGCCTGCAATTCCTCAATATGCATAGCCCCAAGAATTCAacagaaatgaaaacaaatacgCACAAAATTACAAACCCTAATCACCGAATTTACAGAATTTGGACAATTTGATCAAAGCAGAAAAGGAAACCCCAAAAAAAACGAAATATTTATAATCCTTTTCAAACGCAAACCctaatgctttaaatttgaacaGGAAATGGAATGAAACATGACCGGATTATGATTTCTAAACGAAATCAACAACGTATTTTGAAAAAAGAGGGTCGATCAGACGGCGGGAACAAGCCGGAGATGACGTCGATTGATCGAACGGTGATCGATTGATGGAAAGGGGAAACCCTACCcctgattttccttttttttcccgATTTTTTGGTGGGAAATCGTGAAGAGATGATTTCCTGGATTCCACTCCTCCGTTTTTTGCACTTACAACAAACTTcgaagaaaattattaaaataaaataaagaggcAAAATCGCGAAATTCAGAAATTTATATCTGGATGAGGGAGGAGATCTAAAATGACGGGGCACGATTAGCAGGTACTTCTGACAAGTGGATAAATAAATGACACGTGTTGAGTTAAGGTATGTAGGGATTTTTCCactgcatatatatatttctaattatCACCTCacaaacaaaattcaataaattctcCCCCTTCAATCAcgtattgatttttaaataatgataaaaaaatcatttctaagTATGAATTATCTTTACACACAATTAATACaacaaatctttaaaatattagtttgaaaattatatttattttttcaggatatttaatataattttaaccgtctccaaaaaaaaactttacatTTTACTTTCAATGAATACATGTTTATACATGCATGAATTTTAAACCAGAGATAAAAGGAAACATTGAAAGGCCATCATAACAATTTCATCACTTTtcttgtaattataaaatatgaccatgtaatatttacaaatttgaaatttaatcaatataactttatatttttaagaatttaatgtttctatttttcatattgACTGccgtgatattttgaaataaa
This genomic window contains:
- the LOC105801970 gene encoding phosphatidylglycerophosphate phosphatase PTPMT1, with translation MHIEELQAGEGAERAGEEENKSYYGSNEVLGIERSVEEWNAKRVLVGAGARALFYPTLFYNVVRNKIQPEFRWWDRVDEFILLGAVPFPTDVPRLKENGVRGVITLNEPYETLVPTSLYHNYGINHLVIPTRDYYFAPSLTSICQAIDFIHRNVSLGQTTYVHCKAGRGRSTTIVLCYLVYYKQMTPVSAYDYVKLIRPRVRLAASQWQAVEEFYYLKMRKAGFHSYMMDLILRTSDLSPARDLVTFDDGSVVVVTEADLDGYDQSLESGAVGSTIWADLSMVYRVRVVGQAALARISCLWITCQAHQKISAKKLATESSCLGSTISVDIHVY